In the Caballeronia sp. LZ062 genome, one interval contains:
- the rpsK gene encoding 30S ribosomal protein S11, translating into MAKASNNSAAQRVRKKVKKNVAEGVVHVHASFNNTIITITDRQGNALAWATSGGQGFKGSRKSTPFAAQVAAESAGRVAMEYGVKNLEVRIKGPGPGRESAVRALHGLGIKITAISDVTPVPHNGCRPPKRRRI; encoded by the coding sequence ATGGCTAAGGCTTCGAACAACTCCGCGGCGCAACGCGTTCGCAAGAAGGTTAAGAAGAACGTCGCCGAGGGCGTGGTTCACGTTCACGCGTCGTTCAACAACACCATCATCACGATCACCGATCGTCAAGGTAACGCTCTCGCGTGGGCGACGTCGGGCGGTCAGGGTTTCAAGGGCTCGCGTAAGTCGACGCCGTTTGCAGCTCAGGTCGCAGCCGAATCGGCTGGCCGCGTGGCGATGGAATACGGCGTGAAGAACCTCGAAGTGCGGATCAAGGGCCCCGGTCCTGGCCGTGAATCGGCGGTGCGCGCGCTGCATGGTCTTGGCATCAAGATCACCGCGATCTCCGACGTGACGCCGGTCCCGCACAACGGTTGCCGTCCGCCGAAGCGCCGTCGCATCTAA
- the rpsD gene encoding 30S ribosomal protein S4, giving the protein MARYTGPKAKLSRREGTDLFLKSARRSLADKCKLDSKPGQHGRTSGARTSDYGTQLREKQKVKRIYGVLERQFRRYFAEADRRKGPTGENLLQLLESRLDNVVYRMGFGSTRAEARQLVSHKSIMVNGQVANIPSLQVKAGDVVSVREQSRKQARIVEALSLAEQGGMPSWVSVDAKKFEGTFKSMPERSDIAGDINESLIVELYSR; this is encoded by the coding sequence GTGGCACGCTATACCGGTCCCAAAGCCAAGCTGTCCCGCCGTGAAGGCACCGATCTGTTCCTGAAGAGCGCGCGTCGCTCGCTCGCCGACAAGTGCAAGCTCGATAGCAAGCCTGGCCAGCACGGCCGCACGTCGGGCGCGCGTACGTCCGACTACGGCACCCAGTTGCGCGAAAAGCAGAAAGTGAAGCGTATCTACGGCGTTCTCGAGCGTCAGTTCCGCCGCTACTTCGCTGAAGCCGACCGCCGCAAGGGCCCGACGGGCGAAAACTTGCTGCAACTGCTCGAATCGCGTCTCGACAACGTCGTGTATCGCATGGGCTTCGGCTCGACGCGCGCCGAAGCGCGTCAGCTCGTGAGCCACAAGTCGATCATGGTGAACGGCCAGGTCGCGAACATCCCGTCGCTGCAAGTGAAGGCTGGCGATGTCGTCTCCGTGCGCGAACAGTCGCGGAAGCAGGCACGTATCGTCGAGGCGCTGTCGCTGGCAGAGCAAGGCGGCATGCCGAGCTGGGTGTCGGTCGATGCGAAGAAGTTCGAAGGTACGTTCAAGTCGATGCCGGAGCGCAGCGATATCGCTGGCGACATCAACGAAAGCCTGATCGTCGAATTGTATTCGCGTTAA
- the rplQ gene encoding 50S ribosomal protein L17: MRHKHGLRKLNRTSSHRLAMLRNMSNSLIEHEVIKTTLPKAKELRKVVEPLITLGKKPSLANRRLAFNRLRDRDSVAKLFDVLGPRYANRPGGYLSILKFGFRVGDNAPMALVQLMDRPEVEETEEVQEAE; encoded by the coding sequence ATGCGTCACAAGCATGGTCTGCGGAAACTGAACCGCACGAGCAGCCACCGTCTGGCAATGCTCCGTAACATGTCGAACTCGCTGATCGAGCATGAAGTCATCAAGACGACGCTGCCGAAGGCCAAGGAACTGCGCAAGGTCGTCGAGCCGCTGATCACGCTCGGCAAGAAGCCGTCGCTGGCAAACCGCCGTCTGGCGTTCAACCGTCTGCGCGATCGTGATTCCGTCGCGAAGCTGTTCGACGTTCTTGGCCCGCGCTACGCGAACCGTCCGGGTGGCTACCTGAGCATCCTGAAGTTCGGTTTCCGCGTCGGCGACAATGCGCCGATGGCGCTGGTCCAACTGATGGATCGCCCGGAAGTCGAAGAAACCGAAGAAGTTCAGGAAGCTGAATAA
- the rplF gene encoding 50S ribosomal protein L6, translating into MSRVGKSPIALPQGAEVAVKGDVITVKGPLGTISQAANPLVSVANDNGTLNFAPADESREANAMSGTMRALVANMVHGVTKGFERKLTLVGVGYRAQAQGDKLNLSLGFSHPVVHQMPEGIKAETPSQTEIVIKGIDKQKVGQVAAEVRGYRPPEPYKGKGVRYSDEVVILKETKKK; encoded by the coding sequence ATGTCTCGAGTAGGTAAAAGCCCGATCGCGCTGCCGCAAGGCGCGGAAGTGGCCGTCAAGGGCGACGTCATCACCGTCAAGGGTCCGCTCGGCACGATCTCGCAAGCGGCTAATCCGCTGGTGAGCGTGGCGAACGACAACGGTACGCTGAACTTCGCGCCGGCCGACGAAAGCCGTGAAGCAAACGCGATGTCCGGCACGATGCGCGCCCTGGTGGCGAACATGGTGCACGGCGTCACCAAGGGTTTCGAGCGCAAGCTGACGCTGGTTGGCGTCGGTTATCGTGCGCAAGCGCAAGGCGACAAGCTGAACCTGTCGCTGGGTTTCTCGCACCCGGTGGTGCACCAGATGCCGGAAGGCATCAAGGCTGAAACCCCGTCGCAGACCGAAATCGTGATCAAGGGGATCGACAAGCAGAAAGTCGGACAAGTCGCGGCGGAAGTGCGTGGCTATCGTCCGCCGGAGCCCTACAAGGGCAAGGGCGTGCGCTATTCCGACGAGGTCGTGATCCTCAAAGAAACGAAGAAGAAGTAA
- the rpsM gene encoding 30S ribosomal protein S13: MARIAGVNIPNHQHTEIGLTAIFGIGRTRARGICSAAGVEFSKKVKDLTDADLEKLRDEVGKFIVEGDLRREVTMNIKRLMDLGCYRGMRHRKGLPLRGQRTRTNARTRKGPRRAAQSLKK; this comes from the coding sequence ATGGCTCGTATCGCAGGGGTTAACATCCCGAATCACCAGCATACCGAGATCGGCCTGACGGCAATCTTCGGCATCGGTCGCACGCGCGCTCGCGGCATTTGCAGCGCAGCTGGTGTGGAATTTTCGAAGAAGGTCAAGGACCTCACTGACGCAGACCTCGAAAAGCTGCGTGACGAAGTGGGCAAGTTCATCGTCGAAGGCGACCTGCGCCGTGAAGTGACGATGAACATCAAGCGCCTGATGGACTTGGGCTGCTATCGCGGCATGCGTCACCGCAAGGGTCTGCCCCTGCGTGGCCAGCGTACCCGCACGAATGCCCGTACGCGCAAGGGTCCGCGTCGTGCAGCGCAATCGCTGAAGAAGTAA
- the rplR gene encoding 50S ribosomal protein L18, which yields MDKTQSRLRRARQTRIKIAELQVARLAVHRTNTHIYAQVFSACGTKVLASASTLEAEVRAELADKSGKGGNINAATLIGKRIAEKAKAAGIESVAFDRSGFRYHGRVKALADAAREAGLKF from the coding sequence ATGGATAAGACTCAATCTCGCCTGCGCCGCGCTCGTCAGACGCGTATCAAGATCGCTGAGCTGCAGGTCGCGCGTCTCGCCGTGCATCGCACGAATACGCACATCTACGCGCAAGTGTTCTCGGCATGCGGCACCAAGGTGCTCGCAAGCGCCTCGACGCTCGAAGCTGAAGTGCGTGCAGAGCTGGCCGACAAGTCGGGCAAGGGCGGCAACATCAACGCTGCAACCCTGATCGGCAAGCGTATTGCCGAAAAGGCCAAGGCTGCCGGCATCGAATCCGTCGCCTTTGACCGCTCTGGTTTCCGCTACCACGGCCGCGTGAAGGCGCTGGCTGATGCGGCGCGCGAAGCCGGGCTCAAGTTCTAA
- the rpmD gene encoding 50S ribosomal protein L30, whose translation MSEKTVKVQLVKSLIGTRESHRATVRGLGLRRLNSVSELQDTPAVRGMINKVSYLVKVIA comes from the coding sequence ATGTCTGAAAAAACTGTCAAGGTTCAGCTCGTCAAGAGCCTGATCGGGACCCGCGAATCGCACCGCGCAACGGTGCGTGGCCTCGGCCTGCGTCGCCTGAACTCGGTCTCCGAGCTGCAGGACACGCCGGCAGTGCGCGGGATGATCAACAAGGTCTCGTACCTCGTTAAGGTCATCGCCTAA
- the infA gene encoding translation initiation factor IF-1: MAKDDVIQMQGEVIENLPNATFRVKLENGHVVLGHISGKMRMHYIRILPGDKVTVELTPYDLSRARIVFRAK, encoded by the coding sequence ATGGCCAAAGACGATGTAATCCAGATGCAGGGCGAGGTGATCGAAAACCTGCCCAACGCTACTTTCCGGGTGAAATTGGAAAATGGCCATGTCGTCCTGGGACACATTTCTGGAAAGATGCGGATGCACTACATCCGTATCCTGCCAGGCGACAAGGTTACGGTTGAATTGACGCCTTACGATCTGTCTCGTGCGCGGATCGTGTTCCGGGCGAAGTGA
- the dsbD gene encoding protein-disulfide reductase DsbD — protein sequence MFELIRPFGRRAWGALLLLALFCGVLGAARAADDFLDPAVAFKFSASEQPGEVDVRYKVADGYYMYRERFAFAVKSGDATLGAAQLPAGKVHFDQTFNEDVETYRGELLIRIPVTEAKGPFELAVTSQGCADQGICYPPMERTYRVKGAALQAARASTTAVPATDASQSLFERATSADYAQSMLEGGGSFAVVGLYFLAGMVLSLLPCSYPMIPILSAIIVGEGARVTRARGFALSVSYVVGMALVYTAVGVAAALIGQSLGAWLQNPWVLGAFGVLLTIFAVTLISGVDIALPERWQSSVNEASQKRSGGKFAAVAVMGALSALVVGACMTAPLFAVLAFIAHTGNALLGGAALFAMGVGLGVPLLVIGLGAGSFLPRAGAWMDGVKVFFGVVLLAAALWIVWPVIGGVARMLLGALWLLIAAASLGVFGAVTAAPATVWKRLGRGLGAVFAIWAAALLIGLAAGSTDPLRPLAVLASRANPTATASAQSREPIFAPVRSSTELDTAVKAAARPAMLDFYADWCVSCKEMENLTFSDARVQARLARLTLLRADVTANNVDDQTLLKRFKLFGPPGIIFFDAQGNEVLRVVGYESADTFLKRLDKLGPSNG from the coding sequence ATGTTTGAGCTTATTCGACCCTTCGGGCGTCGCGCGTGGGGCGCGTTGCTGCTCTTGGCGCTGTTCTGCGGTGTCTTGGGCGCGGCACGCGCAGCCGATGATTTCCTCGACCCCGCTGTCGCTTTCAAGTTTAGTGCGTCCGAGCAACCGGGCGAAGTGGACGTGCGTTATAAAGTCGCAGACGGTTACTACATGTACCGCGAGCGATTCGCCTTCGCGGTCAAAAGCGGCGATGCGACACTCGGCGCGGCGCAGTTGCCCGCCGGCAAGGTTCACTTCGACCAAACCTTCAACGAGGACGTCGAGACGTATCGCGGCGAACTGCTCATCCGGATTCCGGTCACGGAGGCCAAGGGCCCATTCGAACTGGCCGTCACCTCACAGGGATGCGCCGATCAAGGTATCTGCTATCCGCCGATGGAGCGCACGTATCGCGTGAAGGGCGCCGCGCTGCAAGCTGCGCGCGCCTCGACGACGGCCGTGCCGGCGACGGACGCGTCGCAATCTCTCTTCGAGCGCGCAACGAGCGCCGACTACGCGCAATCCATGCTCGAAGGCGGCGGATCCTTCGCCGTCGTCGGTCTGTACTTTCTGGCGGGCATGGTGCTGAGTCTGCTGCCGTGCTCGTACCCGATGATTCCGATTCTCTCCGCCATCATCGTCGGCGAGGGCGCGCGCGTGACGCGGGCGCGCGGCTTTGCGCTTTCCGTTTCCTATGTCGTGGGCATGGCGCTCGTCTATACGGCGGTCGGCGTGGCGGCGGCGCTGATCGGCCAGAGTCTCGGCGCATGGTTGCAGAACCCGTGGGTGCTCGGCGCGTTCGGCGTCTTGCTCACCATCTTCGCTGTCACGCTAATCTCGGGCGTCGATATCGCGTTGCCCGAACGTTGGCAAAGCAGCGTCAATGAAGCATCGCAGAAGCGCAGCGGCGGCAAGTTCGCCGCGGTCGCGGTAATGGGCGCGTTGTCGGCGCTGGTCGTCGGCGCGTGCATGACGGCGCCGCTCTTCGCGGTCCTGGCGTTTATTGCGCATACGGGCAACGCGCTGCTCGGCGGTGCGGCGCTGTTCGCTATGGGCGTCGGTCTTGGCGTGCCGCTGCTCGTCATCGGGCTCGGCGCCGGGTCATTTCTGCCGCGAGCCGGCGCGTGGATGGACGGCGTGAAAGTGTTCTTCGGCGTCGTGTTGCTGGCGGCTGCGTTGTGGATCGTGTGGCCGGTGATCGGCGGCGTCGCCCGTATGCTGCTCGGCGCGCTGTGGCTGTTGATTGCAGCAGCGTCGCTCGGCGTGTTCGGGGCGGTCACCGCTGCGCCGGCAACCGTGTGGAAGCGCCTCGGGCGCGGGCTCGGCGCGGTTTTCGCCATTTGGGCCGCCGCGCTGCTTATCGGTCTCGCGGCGGGATCGACCGATCCGCTGCGGCCGCTCGCTGTGCTGGCGTCGCGAGCCAACCCGACCGCGACTGCCTCGGCACAGAGCCGCGAACCGATCTTCGCACCGGTGCGATCCTCGACGGAACTCGACACGGCGGTCAAGGCCGCCGCGCGCCCCGCGATGCTGGACTTCTACGCGGACTGGTGCGTCTCGTGCAAGGAGATGGAGAACCTCACTTTCTCCGATGCCCGCGTTCAGGCGCGCCTTGCTCGACTGACTCTTCTGCGCGCCGACGTCACCGCGAACAACGTCGACGACCAGACTCTTCTGAAGCGCTTCAAGCTGTTCGGGCCGCCGGGCATCATTTTCTTCGACGCGCAGGGCAACGAGGTTTTGCGGGTCGTCGGCTACGAATCGGCGGATACGTTCCTGAAGCGTCTCGACAAGCTCGGACCTTCCAACGGCTAA
- the rpsE gene encoding 30S ribosomal protein S5, protein MAKMQAKVQADERDDGLREKMISVNRVTKVVKGGRILGFAALTVVGDGDGRVGMGKGKAKEVPVAVQKAMEQARRNMFKVPLKNGTLQHEVHGKHGASAVLLAPAKDGTGVIAGGPMRAVFDVMGVQNVVAKSHGSTNPYNLVRATLDGLRKQSTPADIAAKRGKSVEDILG, encoded by the coding sequence ATGGCAAAGATGCAAGCGAAAGTTCAGGCTGACGAACGCGACGACGGCCTGCGCGAAAAGATGATTTCGGTCAACCGCGTGACCAAGGTCGTGAAGGGTGGCCGTATTCTCGGTTTCGCCGCACTGACCGTGGTTGGCGACGGCGATGGCCGCGTCGGCATGGGCAAGGGCAAGGCGAAGGAGGTTCCGGTTGCCGTGCAAAAGGCAATGGAACAAGCCCGCCGCAACATGTTCAAGGTGCCCCTGAAGAACGGCACGTTGCAACACGAAGTTCACGGCAAGCATGGCGCTTCCGCGGTCCTCCTCGCTCCGGCGAAGGATGGTACCGGCGTGATCGCCGGCGGTCCGATGCGCGCAGTGTTCGACGTGATGGGCGTGCAAAACGTTGTGGCCAAGAGCCACGGTTCGACGAACCCGTACAACCTCGTCCGTGCGACGCTGGATGGTCTGCGTAAGCAGTCGACTCCGGCGGACATCGCAGCGAAGCGTGGTAAGTCCGTCGAAGACATTCTGGGCTAA
- the secY gene encoding preprotein translocase subunit SecY, whose protein sequence is MANSPSLAKPGRSAAKFGDLRRRAVFLLLALIVYRIGAHIPVPGIDPDQLAKLFQSQSGGILGMFNMFSGGALSRFTIFALGIMPYISASIIMQLLSIVSPQMEALKKEGQAGQRKITQYTRIFTVVLATFQAFGIAVALENQPALVLDPGMVFRLTTVVTLVTGTMFLMWLGEQITERGLGNGISIIIFGGIAAGFPNAIGGLFELVRTGSMSIISAIIIVVLIAAVTYLVVFIERGQRKILVNYAKRQVGNKIYGGQSSHLPLKLNMSGVIPPIFASSIILFPATILNWFSSGTRTNWFANTLHGVAEALKPGQPVYVLLYALAIVFFCFFYTALVFNSRETADNLKKSGAFVPGIRPGDQTARYIDRILTRLTLAGAIYIVFVCLLPEFLVLRWNVPFYFGGTSLLIIVVVTMDFMAQVQSYVMSQQYESLLKKANFKGGNVPMR, encoded by the coding sequence TTGGCTAACAGCCCGAGTCTCGCAAAACCCGGTCGAAGCGCGGCGAAATTCGGCGATCTGCGTCGGCGTGCAGTGTTCCTGCTGCTGGCGTTGATCGTCTACCGCATTGGTGCGCACATTCCGGTTCCCGGCATCGATCCGGATCAACTGGCCAAGCTGTTCCAGAGCCAGTCGGGCGGCATCCTTGGCATGTTCAACATGTTCTCGGGTGGCGCGCTGTCGCGATTCACGATCTTTGCGCTGGGCATCATGCCCTACATTTCGGCGTCGATCATCATGCAGTTGCTGTCGATCGTGTCGCCGCAGATGGAGGCGTTGAAGAAGGAAGGGCAGGCGGGGCAGCGGAAGATCACGCAGTACACGCGTATCTTCACCGTGGTGCTCGCGACCTTCCAGGCGTTCGGTATCGCGGTGGCGCTGGAGAACCAGCCTGCTTTGGTGCTGGACCCCGGCATGGTGTTCCGGCTGACGACGGTCGTCACGCTGGTGACGGGCACGATGTTCCTGATGTGGCTGGGTGAGCAGATCACGGAGCGCGGTCTCGGCAACGGCATCTCGATCATCATCTTCGGTGGCATCGCGGCGGGTTTCCCGAACGCGATCGGCGGTCTGTTCGAGTTGGTCCGCACCGGTTCGATGAGCATCATCTCGGCGATCATCATCGTCGTGCTGATCGCGGCGGTCACGTATCTGGTCGTGTTCATCGAACGCGGTCAGCGCAAGATCCTCGTGAACTACGCGAAGCGCCAGGTCGGTAACAAGATTTACGGCGGACAGTCGTCCCATCTGCCGCTGAAGCTCAACATGTCGGGTGTGATTCCGCCGATCTTCGCGTCGTCGATCATCCTCTTCCCGGCAACCATCCTGAACTGGTTCAGTTCGGGTACGCGCACCAACTGGTTCGCGAACACGCTGCACGGCGTGGCCGAGGCTCTCAAGCCCGGTCAACCGGTGTACGTGCTGCTGTATGCGTTGGCGATTGTTTTCTTCTGCTTCTTCTACACCGCACTGGTGTTCAACAGCCGGGAAACCGCCGACAACTTGAAGAAGAGCGGTGCATTCGTTCCGGGTATCCGTCCGGGCGATCAGACTGCACGGTATATCGACCGCATCCTCACGCGTTTGACGCTGGCCGGTGCGATCTACATTGTGTTCGTGTGCCTGTTGCCTGAGTTCTTGGTGTTGCGCTGGAACGTGCCGTTTTATTTTGGTGGAACGTCGCTGCTGATCATTGTCGTCGTCACGATGGACTTCATGGCTCAGGTGCAGTCGTACGTTATGTCGCAACAATATGAATCGCTGCTCAAGAAGGCAAACTTCAAGGGCGGCAATGTCCCGATGCGTTAA
- the cutA gene encoding divalent-cation tolerance protein CutA, with the protein MNVPVVLMLTTLPDDESANALAQGILEARLAACVTKLGAVESHYHWKGAVESSQEVQVLIKTSVARAEELQQFVAQRHPYETPEILVWQADASPAYGQWVNVETQRPLHV; encoded by the coding sequence GTGAACGTTCCCGTCGTCCTGATGCTGACTACGCTGCCCGATGACGAATCGGCGAATGCGCTCGCTCAGGGCATTCTCGAAGCGCGCCTCGCCGCTTGCGTGACCAAGCTCGGCGCGGTTGAATCGCACTATCACTGGAAGGGCGCGGTGGAGTCGTCGCAGGAAGTGCAGGTGTTGATTAAGACTAGCGTCGCGCGTGCCGAAGAGTTGCAGCAATTCGTCGCGCAGCGGCATCCGTACGAAACGCCCGAGATCCTCGTGTGGCAGGCCGATGCCTCGCCAGCCTACGGCCAGTGGGTCAACGTAGAAACGCAGCGTCCTCTTCATGTTTGA
- the rplO gene encoding 50S ribosomal protein L15, which produces MELNNLKPAEGAKHAKRRVGRGIGSGLGKTAGRGHKGQKSRSGGFHKVGFEGGQMPLQRRLPKRGFTSLTKEFVGEVRLSDLEKLPVDEIDLLALKQAGLVGELIKSAKIIKTGEISRKVTVKGLTATKGAREAIEAAGGSFAE; this is translated from the coding sequence ATGGAATTGAATAACCTGAAGCCGGCGGAAGGCGCGAAGCACGCAAAGCGTCGCGTCGGTCGCGGGATCGGTTCGGGCCTCGGCAAGACCGCGGGCCGCGGCCACAAGGGTCAGAAATCGCGTTCGGGCGGCTTTCATAAGGTCGGCTTCGAAGGCGGTCAGATGCCTCTGCAGCGTCGTCTTCCGAAGCGCGGCTTCACCTCGCTGACGAAGGAATTCGTCGGTGAAGTGCGCCTCTCCGATCTGGAGAAGCTGCCGGTCGACGAAATCGATCTCTTGGCGCTGAAGCAAGCGGGTCTGGTCGGCGAGCTCATCAAGAGCGCGAAGATCATCAAGACTGGCGAGATCAGCCGCAAGGTCACGGTGAAAGGCCTGACGGCAACGAAGGGCGCCCGTGAGGCAATCGAAGCCGCTGGCGGCTCGTTCGCCGAGTAA
- the rpmJ gene encoding 50S ribosomal protein L36, giving the protein MKVMASVKRICRNCKIIKRKGVVRVICSSDPRHKQRQG; this is encoded by the coding sequence ATGAAAGTGATGGCATCGGTTAAGCGCATTTGCCGCAATTGCAAGATCATCAAGCGCAAGGGCGTTGTGCGCGTGATTTGCAGCTCTGATCCGCGCCACAAACAGCGTCAAGGCTGA
- a CDS encoding DNA-directed RNA polymerase subunit alpha gives MQTSLLKPKIIAVESLGESHAKVVMEPFERGYGHTLGNALRRVLLSSMVGYAPTEVTIAGVVHEYSTLDGVQEDVVNLLLNLKGVVFKLHNRDEVTVTLRKEGEGVVTAGDIELAHDCEVINPEHVIAHLSKGGKLDVQIKIEKGRGYVPGNVRRYGEDSAKIIGRIVLDASFSPVRRVSYAVESARVEQRTDLDKLVMNIETNGVISPEEAIRQSARILVDQLSVFAALEGTEAAAEAPSRAPQIDPILLRPVDDLELTVRSANCLKAENIYYIGDLIQRTENELLKTPNLGRKSLNEIKEVLASRGLTLGMKLENWPPAGLDK, from the coding sequence ATGCAAACCAGTTTGTTGAAGCCCAAGATCATTGCAGTTGAATCGCTTGGCGAAAGCCACGCGAAAGTGGTTATGGAGCCGTTCGAACGCGGCTATGGCCACACCTTGGGTAACGCGCTTCGTCGCGTGCTGCTGTCGTCGATGGTGGGCTACGCGCCGACCGAAGTGACGATCGCAGGCGTCGTGCACGAATACTCGACGCTCGATGGTGTGCAAGAGGATGTGGTCAACCTGCTGTTGAACCTGAAGGGCGTCGTCTTCAAGCTGCATAACCGCGACGAAGTCACGGTGACGCTGCGCAAGGAAGGCGAAGGCGTGGTCACTGCCGGCGATATCGAACTCGCGCACGATTGCGAGGTCATCAACCCGGAACACGTGATTGCTCACCTGTCGAAGGGCGGCAAGCTCGACGTGCAGATCAAGATCGAGAAGGGCCGCGGCTACGTGCCGGGCAACGTGCGTCGCTACGGCGAAGATTCGGCCAAGATCATCGGCCGTATCGTGCTGGACGCGTCGTTCTCGCCGGTGCGTCGCGTCAGCTACGCCGTGGAAAGCGCGCGTGTCGAACAGCGTACCGACCTCGACAAGCTCGTGATGAACATCGAAACGAACGGTGTCATCTCGCCGGAAGAAGCGATCCGTCAATCGGCTCGCATTCTGGTGGATCAACTGTCGGTGTTCGCCGCACTGGAAGGCACCGAAGCGGCAGCGGAAGCCCCGTCGCGTGCGCCGCAGATCGATCCGATCCTGCTGCGTCCGGTAGACGACCTCGAACTCACGGTTCGTTCCGCGAACTGCCTGAAGGCCGAGAACATCTACTACATCGGCGATCTGATCCAGCGCACGGAAAACGAGCTGCTCAAGACCCCGAACCTGGGTCGCAAGTCGCTGAACGAGATCAAGGAAGTGCTGGCCTCGCGTGGCCTGACGCTCGGCATGAAGCTGGAAAACTGGCCGCCGGCCGGGTTGGACAAGTAA
- the rpsH gene encoding 30S ribosomal protein S8, with product MSMSDPIADMLTRIRNAQMVEKVSVTMPSSKVKVAIAQVLKDEGYIDDFAVKAEGAKTELNIALKYYAGRPVIERLERVSKPGLRVYRGRNDIPQVMNGLGVAIVSTPKGVMTDRKARQNGVGGEVICYVA from the coding sequence ATGAGCATGAGTGATCCTATCGCCGATATGCTGACTCGCATCCGCAATGCGCAGATGGTCGAGAAGGTTTCGGTGACTATGCCCTCGTCGAAAGTCAAGGTTGCGATTGCGCAGGTTTTGAAGGACGAAGGTTATATCGACGACTTCGCAGTGAAGGCTGAAGGTGCGAAGACGGAACTGAATATCGCGTTGAAGTATTACGCTGGCCGTCCGGTGATCGAGCGCCTCGAGCGCGTGTCGAAGCCCGGTCTGCGCGTGTACCGCGGTCGCAACGATATCCCGCAGGTGATGAACGGCCTCGGCGTTGCCATCGTATCGACGCCGAAGGGTGTGATGACCGACCGCAAGGCGCGCCAGAACGGCGTCGGCGGCGAAGTCATCTGCTACGTCGCTTAA